The Cutaneotrichosporon cavernicola HIS019 DNA, chromosome: 3 region TGCATGATGCATACGTGATGGACTAGTGGTAGTGGCAAGGCGGGAAAATTCCGTGGCCCCGCTCTGTAGCCGAATGTTCCATTAGCCCAGTTTGCCAAAGTTGCGTCACAACTTTCCAACCAGAGTGGAGGGAGATGACTGACGTAGTCACCGGCTCCCCTTAGCCTGGTTTGTTGTCTTTTATCACTTCATCACTCATCACTCGCCATGCTCAAGTCAAGGATGGTCCTACGGCGTCTCTGCCGCGTCCCTCTCGCCGCGTCTTGCAGGCCAGCTCTCCCTCTTCGTTTCCCTATCTCCATCacatctccctcctcttcctcattCTCTACCTCTCCCCATCTCTTCAACAGCCCCACCCGCCCCTGCCCCTCCTGCGGCGCcgccatccccatccccgccTCTCCCTGCCCTTCCTgcgccgccctcatccccatcccccgcGGCCTCTCCCTCCATTCCCTCCTGGGTTTATCCGACCCCATCCTCTCGCCCGAGGACATGGGCCATCACCCCATTGGCGACTATGACATCGCCGCAGAACTCGCATCACTCCCGGCGCACGGGTACGACCTGGACCCGCGGTCGCTGCGCCTCGAAATGCTGCGCAGGCAGGCTAGTCTCCATCCAGACCGGAATCGGGATGATGAGGATATGGCAGCGGCTCTGAGTGGCCGGATTAATAAGGCTTATGAAGTGCTCGCGAATCCACAGACTAGGGCAGAGTATATTGTCAGTCGCCCCTATCTCAAAGTCAAGTCACGCTGATGCCAGCTCGAACAGTTCGGGCTCGACACTAAAGAAACGGACCACCTGACGGACCACGACCTCCTCATGGAGATCCTGGATGCGCGCGAGAcactcgaggacgcgacgcccgaggaggtcgaggagctgcgtGTTGACAACCAGGGTGAgtggggggaggagggagggaaggacGGCGGAGGGAGCACCGCGAGGCCTCGACCAAGAAGCAGTGACAGCCACCAAGAAATCCACAATCCCCCGCacagctgaccccagcaaaagccgacgacgtcgctCGCCAGATCAAGGAAGCGCTGTCCAAGGACCCTCCGCAGTTGCacgaggccaagcagcTCGCTGTGGAGCTCAAGTACTGGGTTGGGCTGGAACATGCGGCCCGCGAGCGTCTGTAGGTTGTAGCAGAATGCAGTGTGTACAAGTCGGCCACGTGATGTGAACAGCGCTGTGACAGGTGAGGACATGGTGAGGAATCTGACGGTGAGGATTTTGCTGGATTCTGGTCATTTCACGTGCGCAGTGCCGTTCAGATGACGGGTTGGACACTGCCGCGAGTACGAGTACCGTCGGATGTATAGAGAACGCCATGAAGCGCGCTTGCGCCAGCTTGTGATATGCTTCATGGTAATACAACAGTACACGCAAGTGTGCAAGTGTGCAAGTGCAAGTGTACAACTCTAATGAATAAATATACAGACGGAGAGGAATGCCAGCTTGACTTGGGCTTGCTCGTTCCTCCCTCCGGCTATGCTATCGCAGCGCGGCCGCGATCCGGGCGCGGTGCTCGCGATCCCGCCGCTCCTGCTCCGCCCACTTAatcttggccttcttgctCGGCTCAGTCTTGGCATCATGTCTCTTGCCTGCGCCCTGCAACCGCGCGCGTTCAATCTCGGCATAGGAATGCGACACTCGCTTTTCGGCCGGAATACGacccaggccgaggcggttgAACTTGAGTGCAGTCGCAATTGGGGCCGTCCGTCCCGGGCCGTGCTTGAtctcttcttcatcttgTTCATCCTCAGAGTCCTCAGAGTCCGCCGTGAGGTCGACCACGCCGGTTTCTGGACTGGGCCTTGGGGCCTGTGCCGTTACCTCATCCTCTGTCCATCCTTCGgggcggccgaggccgccgccggcccaTCCCAGTGCGGCCAGGCGAGAGAAACCGACGTTCTCGGGACCGAGAACGTACCGTGGTATTGGGGGTGGTGCGGGTTTCGCTGTGTCAATGTTTAGCATTGAGCCAATGGAGGCGGTGGATGGTTTTGGTGTAGGGTGCTTGGGGGCCGAGGCTAGCGCGCGCCGGATGAACCATTCAGAGCGGTGGACGCGGATCGGGGCTGACGGCGCCGCAGCTGGGGTAGATGGTCGAGCATATGTGCGTGCCGGCCCAGAGGCCTTGTGATCTGGGTCCTCTGTCGGGGCCGGGCTCGCCCTTGCACTCGCCGACAGGGAGCGATACCagtcggcgacggctgcGCCGTCGTCCCCCACCTTGTTTTCCTTCAaaccctcctcgacatcaACGCCAAAGCCATCGAGCACGCTGCGACCAAGATCGTCATAACTGCTTTCGGCGAGCACGAAGACTGGTGGTCCCTTGCGTCCCCCGTGGCCGGCGGGGTTGATGTTCCACTCCTTCCATGCGGCCCAGTCGTTCCGCTCCCTCCATGCGGCCCAGTCGCGCGGTGCCGCCTCTTGGGGCTGTGGAATGTGCGAGCGAATGTACGCTGGTGGAGCGAGGAATCCCAGTCCGCGCCGTGAGGGTCCGGaccgctcgtcgcgctcgtcgtcctccatTCGATGAGATGAGTGATGAGCAAGAAAGCAAGACAGAGCTGGAGCTGAACtgagttgggtggcgactTTGGCTGCCGCGGAAGCAATTTGTACTATCGGAGCCTGCTAAACCTGTTAAATGAATGTTGTGTTTGTTTACCAGCCATCCTAATAACCATTCTAACATTCAAACAATGTGCCAGTTAGTCGACTAGTCAAGAAGCCAATAGCAACCCTTGCGTCATGATTCTACTCTACCTACAGAGGGAATCAAGTGAGATCTGAGCCTAAACTCTTGTCAACAACACTTGCTCTTGTCGTCTTTcccactctccctccaCTAAATCACACAATGGGCGccgtcctctccctccccttcttTCGGCGACGCacccgtcgtcgccgcgcccCAGTCTCCACACCCATCAGCCATCCCCgtcccctcctccgtcgCGAAGACGTCGACAAGACGGACGAGatccagctcgacctcgtccccAAGACGCACCACTCGACATCACTAGCGTCGATGGGTTCGCGTATTGTTCGCTCAGCCAGTGCGAGTTCGCGAACATCCCGACGGACCCGCCGCAGGCCAGGCGAGTTGGGTCAGGAAACCATTCCCGAAGTCCTCGAACCCAAGGAACTGAGCATCCCCAGTCTCTCGTCGGCCACGGCATCGGAcagctcgtgctcgtccaAGCCGCCACTTGAAGTCGCCCCACTCCCAATCTcactccctctccctctcccgaTACAGGCACCCCGAGTGGGGTCGTCCGTGGTCGGGTCCAAGCAAAGGCGCCGTCGGGCATCGATCCGCCGCGCAAGTACCGCTACGCGACGCACAAGCTCGAAACGCCGCATCGAGAGTGGATGGGACATGATCCGCCGCGATGAGGCGGACGGGTGGgcaccagcagcaggccgcgctggcggtAAACGCGTGCGCCTGGCGTGGCCGGGGGCGTGAGCGACCGTGAGCGACCGTGAGAGCCGGTGATCCGTGAGGCTAAATTGTGGGGGTTGGTCTGATCTCAGAATAGGCCCTGCTTGCTTCTCGAGAGTTTTCTGCTCGCACCACTTGGACCAGTTTGACCACTCGCATCACTCGCAACGCGCACACTCCttcgagaagaaggcgagACTGCAACCCCGAAATCGGGTGGACTGGGCTCAAGGCGGGCCCCCGAGGCCCCAGCGCCACACCCAGTCCCCAACCACACCAACACCCAATCCCCAACCGCTGTCCCTCCCTGACATTCCGCGACTTGTAGGATCGATGTACTGTTTGTATCCGAGTTGGTGGGTGGCTTTGTCAGGCGGGTTGTGTGTGTGatgatgagatgagatgagcGCCACACTATCGCGTCCCGAGTGGAGTCAGTCCTGGATCTTGTGGCAGTCTGCTGCACCATCTTGGTCGAGTGAGACGGACTGGGCAGACGCCGACCATCAAGCGGTGCGTACTAACCCGCGCTGGAATGTAGTGACGTACGTCGGTGGACACCCGCCACCCAAAATCGTTCACAAAGTGTGTTTACGTAAAGTGTCAAATGCCACCGTCACGCGACTGACTTATAAACTCACCACCACTAGAGCCCAACTGTCGCAagccatcctcgacgctTGTCTCTGACCTTGTGCGATTCCCGCCCTCCCCCGAGTTGGTCAACCCAGTCCAACCCGAACAATTCAAAAACACCCAAAGCCCAAATGACCAGCTCCAACCACTCCCGACCACCTTGAAAGGCGAAAGAACAGCCCGCGACAGACCGCGAAATCGACCAACATTCTCGACAGGCAGCCCGGCATCATCCTCGATCATAACGAATGCAATCTCAAGGATTGTACACTTCATGGGCCCCCATGATACAGTAGATTAACACAGAATACAGAATCCATACACACGTCATAATCATAATGCAATGCAACAACTTCAACTCTTGTCGACCCGCTGAAACGTTGGCCCCAAGCACTGCTTGGTCACTTTCCGGGACGCttcgatgacgacgagcgaTGGGAGCGCGAAACTCTCGTACGCGAatcgccgacgcgcagATGAGTgtcttcctcgacgtccgAGCCGTAAACCGACGAGTCCGTCGACGCAACGCTGCGCTGCGACCGGCGACGCGGAATGAACCCGCGCTGCTTGGGCTTTTCGTCGCCAGACGCCGTGCTCTTCCAGCTGGTGTCGTAAACAGGCAGCTCTTCCTTGACCGAAATATTCCCAGTGGCAGAGAGAGGTGGCACATGCATGTTCGAGTCCACGCTGCTACCGTCAACGAGTAGGGGTGCGGCCGCGACGGGCACATTGACTCCACGCATGGACGTGGCATTCCTGCCAGGGTTAGCGTGATCATGACTCCAACGCACAGTTGCGGACTCGAAACGTTGAGACTACCTGGAGTGCCGACTTCCGCCGTGACGGGGTCGCTTGGGTGAGCCGCGCCACCAGTGAACGGAACGACTCGGCGGTAGGCCAGCTTGTCGTCTTGCTGCTTGCGGCGGCGAAACCAAAGGAATAGACCACCAACGATGGCCACTGCAGCAACACCGCCCACCACACCGCCGACGATGGGCCCAATGTGATTAGACTTGTTTTTGCCGACCGCGTTTTTCCCCGTCTTCACATCCTCTGGCTTGTCCTTTCTTGGTGTCAGTAGTCCCCGGAACCACAACTTACGTCGAATACCAAATCTTGACTGTCTTCAGGCCAATCCCCTTTCCGTCGGCCAGCACCTTGACGCTGTACACACTGTCCTGCTGCGGATCAAGCGTGATGTCGTAGTAGGGCTGTTCGTTCGGGTTCTTCTCCGAACGGTAAGCAGAACTGTTGAACGTGTTCACATCCGTGTCGGGGTTCTTCGTGATGAGGGAGGCCCTGTACGTTCCAAAGTCGGGATCCGTAACGCCCAAGACCATGACTCGCGTGGTGTTACTGGGTAGCTTGATTTCAATCGCGTTGTTCTCGGCCAGATATACCACATCACCATTGATGGTACTGCCCGTGAAGGTCACCTTGGCGTCGGATGTGAGGGTATGATTaccatccacctcgtccaccaGCGGAATCGTATCAAGGTTTTCCGGACGGTTCGGGCTACAAGTCAGAGCGTGCAAACCTAGAATACCTTACTCATCAACATCCATCGTACTGGAAATCACCACGCTGGTGACAGTAGGGATTGGCTCAAAACTCAGGGCCTGCAGCAGCTTGTCCGAGCCGCTGCtgttgaggaggacatCGCCTTCAGGCTCTAGAAGACTTTGGTGCGTGTCGTTAGGGTTCGTGAGTTGGTAGGTGGTGTTTGGTTGCGCAGATCCTTTCACAGTGACACCAGTTCCAAGGAACGAGAGGATAGACGAGTTGGAGCGAGACGTGTCGTTTAGTCCCTCCGGGGTCCAACCATAAGGGAACATGGGGCTGCtcgcgtcgaggatgagagtGTAGACTCGCAAGCTCGCTGGTGACCAACTATGGGGCTTGATGGGTGACTCAGCGGGCGAGTTGGAGATAGTGGAAGCTGCAGGCATGAGGGCAGGTGAGACGGTGGATTGTTCAGGTAGAGGGCCAGCATTCAGTTTCGATGCCTGTGAGGTCGCTGGGATGACTTGCGGGCGGACAGTGCTACTCAAGATTGTGTTCGATCCGTCACCCTGCCCTTGCGCTGCACAAAGTGATCCTAGTAGGGCGATGAAGCCGACGAGAGGGCGGGAGGACACCATCGGGGGTGGTTTTGTTGAGGAGGGTTGGGTGGAGTcgggagagggggaaggggggggggggggggagagggaggatCCCGAGTCCAAGTGTTGGTACGTATACGATACGATACGATACGATACCAAGAGATGGGGGGAAATGGAATAAAGTCGAGTGTAAAGTGTAGTGCAAGTGTGAAGGAGGGAGTCAAGTTGAGGTTGCCTTTGTGTGTTGAGAAGCTAGATGAGGATGGATCCCACGAGGGACGTGCGCAATTTCATTGCACTGCACGCACAAGTGGCTGATTTTGTTAAAACTCGACAAGTCACAAGTCACAACTAAAAGCACAGATCCGTACGCTTTGCTTTGAATACTTTACATGGTCGGCTTGTACCGCAAATTCCGTATAAACTGGGTCACGCACCGTGTTCTTCGGTTCTTTGAGGTTTGATGTAGGGTGATTAAATGAGGGGTCACCAACAGGAAGCGGTGCGTGCCTGACAAAGAAGCACTGCATAAACTTGGAGTCTACGCAACCCAACGCTTAACAATCACAGTCACAGTCACAGTCAAAGCGCCAAATTCGCTTCCAACCTTGCTTGACGTGCCCAAGCTCATCGTATCGCCTCTGGATAGACTAGACTGAGCGTGCATTGCATCGCTCCCGTAACCGAATAGGGGTCTCAAGACACCGCAGTAGGTTAATAGTCAGAGCCAATTACGCTTATTTTGCCTCCTATAACCTCTCTAAAGGTCACATGATGACCAGTTCCGTCAGAGCCCCACTTTGGACATCTATGCACAACGTACACGCACATGCACATGCACAAGCACATTGCACATTGCACACCAGTGCAAGGAGGTGACACTGGTTCCTGGTTACCAGCGCAATGAAATCTTTACTGGACACACACTTGAGCCCTACATGTACAACACAGCAACGCATAAACGTCAGCTCACCAGACCTTACCCCGCCGCGTTTCTCGGACTTGAAACTCCCAACCGTCCCAAACAACATCACAGTACAATACTACTTACTATAGGCTATAGGCTAATGTCCGTTTGTCCTTTCTTGTACCCTCCCGCATTGGTCTCTCTCACACCACTATATTCTCATACCCTCTACACAGCACAGCATTTAGACGGGGCTTGACGAAACGGCCCGCCGCACACGTCCCCTGTCATTGTCATCCTGCCTATCCGggttcttcttctcctggATACGTTGTGGTTCGTCGAGCAATCCGGCCTCGTGCGAACTCGAACAATGTTAACCAAATCTCAAGACAACTTACAGGAGGAGAATAAGTACAATTGCCACGAGTATCccaacgccaacgacggcgagggcacgGCTCATGTCGACCTCCATCTCGGGTGGGGTGTCGATGTACAGCGCAGACGCGAACGcgggggagaggaagaggaagaggaggtaCAGGAGCATGGTGGAGGATTGGCTTGGCCGGCTGGATGGATGGGAGAGTTGGTGGTTGGGTagtggggttggtgggtgAGTTGTCGAGTGGGATTCTGGTATATACTGGAATGCTCAACCAGGCTTCTATGACATGCGTGGGCGGGTCAGTAAGACCTGTTGCTCGCTGCCTGTTGCGCCTTGAGACCCAATTGACGGCTGTTTCATACATGCCCGTTCCCCTCCCACACACGTCTCTACGGCTTTTACCCCGATGTCTCGCAGCACCAACTAACCGCTCTAGTAGATCTAGTCAATCTAGCCGAATCGATCCAGCTCCCACGCGCTTCACTAGACACTTAGAGACGCCGAAAGTGACCAAATTGGCTAAATCCGGCGGAGACCGCGTGAGCTGTTACCCAAGGTCGTGACAGCGTGGCAAAGGATGCGCTGATACCCCAGCGTCTAACTAGAGTCGCTCGAGCCATTCTCCGTTGGGTTGACACAGCCACCCCAGGGCCTTGTCTGGCCTATTCCTCAGGAAAAGGTCCGTAAGTACGAGTCTGGAGCGAGGCTGTGAAGCTGGGAATGTGTGCAGTATATACGCTCAGACGTGGGTGGTCAGCTGGTGTACTGCCTGTACTGGGGCCATCTCGCTCGAGTTGGAGTCAATTCAACGCTGAGACTTGTCTTGGATGGATGAAGTGGCGTCCGCGTGGGTGTGGAGTGTAATGGGCAGAGGATGATACAATCTGGGGTCGGGTATTCAGAAGGCAGCAGGCGAATAAGGGAAGCAAACGGCCCCAGATTTCATCATTCCACAGCCGCCTCCTGCCGTGACACCCAAGACCCGGCTGTTGTTAAACTAGGCTCGCTGGTGTGTTTCTACAGATACATCGGTAGCTACTAGAACATATGTAATAAGAAAAGGGAAGCGAAGGCGTGCGGGCCATTCAAAGAATGGCTCTTGGGGTAAATGGGCCAGACAAAGTAAATAAATATGCAGGGAATTTAGAGATTGGAGCCGCAATTGTTCAAATTAGATGAGCTTGGCAGGGTGGAGAGGTTGGACGGCCGCGTCGAGAGCATCAAacgcgccgccctcgtgCACAAGGTAGTCAAactcctcgcgcgccttggcGTGGTACCCGATAGAGTAGTTGTAGTAGTTGAGGAATGGGAGGACGTAAGACTGCATCGTGCGCTTGAGGACCTTTGCACGGtcggcctcaaggtcgcgcTTAATTTCGCGCCACAACTCGGGCTTGTCGGTGATGATGGCGGTGACACCCCAGCGAGCACACTCGAgcatctcctcgcgcgaGTTGACAGTCCACGTGCACAATTCCTtgccggccttggcgcAGTCCTCGCGGAACTTGGCTCCCTCCGCGCTCGCAAGTGGGCGGTACCACACCGAAAATCCGTGGCACTTGTCGAAGAAGTACTTGCGGACCTCGGAGATTGACATCGAGATGCAGAAGCGGCGGACGGTCGGGAGGATCAAAGCTGCAGGCTCGAGAAACTTGGGGTGCCACAGGCCGAGCACAATGCGGGGCGCAATGGCAGTCTCCCAGTTTGGAACCGTGGCAAGAGCCTCTTTGATGAGGGTGAAGAGCTTGGTAGGGTTGTTCTCGACCTTGCAGTCAATCTGTTGGGGGCCGAAGCCCAATCAGCTTCAGAACGCTATGGCAGAGACTAAACTCACGTTAAGCTTGACGCGCGGATACTCCATGAGGATATCGATCACTTCGGTAAACTTGGGGATTGGCTGGTGCGGGGACTTCTTGGTGTGCAcactgtcgaggacgccatGCCACGGCTGCTCGTGGATGAGGCCCTTGCCGTTGGTGGTGCGCTCAAGGCGCGGGTCGTGGAACATGACGAGAACATTGTCGGCCGTGACGTGAATGTCGGTCTCGatgccgtcggcgccagcTTTGCACGCCTCAATGAACGACTGGCGTGTGTTCTCGGGGAACGAAGCCGACGCACCGCGATGGCCCCAGCACTCGGGGAGCGGGTTGAGCTGAACAACGggcacgtcgaggtcaaAGCCCTTGTCTGCCTCATCGAGGTGAGGTGAGATGATCTCAGAGAGGACAGGAGAGACGTCAGTCGTGGGCGCGAGGGTCGGAGTGACCTCAAGTGACGAGGGGAGCGAGACCTCGGGCTGGGGCGCAAGGAGCGTAGCCTTAGGAGCGGAAGTTTGGGTAGACATGTTTGGGGTATCGATTACGTGTCGAGCGTGTAGTCTATAGTCGTCTAGGATTCCAATTATAGTCGGCCGCAATGGCCTGGGATGGTAATCAGACACGGGCGTGGACGAACGTGCGTTGACGAAAGGTTGGGGTGGCTTGCAGGAACGGATGTAGGTGGGGCCCAATTGGGATAGTGCCAAGCGGGGAGAAGACACGTTTGATGTAGGAATGTAGAGGTTGTGAAGTTGTGAGAGTGTGAGAGTGTGAGGGTGAGAGATTCACAGGTGTTGGATAGATATAGTGTtggatggggaggggggagggagcctgttgttgttgttaAGAGGCTGGACCAcgaaagtggaggtgacAAACGTGCGAGGGTGAAAAAAAAAGGGGGGTTGGTGGATGACGTGTTGCTATCGGAAGATTCGCAGCTCCGCAGTAAATCTACGAGAGAGAATGTGTTTGAGAATGTGATGTGTCAGTAGTAGAGTAGTAGAGTAATTGAGTCGAAAAGGGGATAAAGCAGTGACAGGCTTCTCCTCTTGTATTGGGATCGGGAAGAGATCTATTCACAACAAGAGTGGTGGCGTGGGTGGCAATTTGAATAGATGAATAACCAGTTGGCTTGGGCGTCTCAGTCAGCTCAACCTAGTAGGCTCTAATTTGGTATTCAGGTAGAATAAGCGTTCCGTATTGTTTAATTTGTCAAGCGGTCAACCGTCAACGCCGAAGCCGAAGGGGGAacggggaagagggagggtgGTACGAGAGTTATGAGAGAGGCTTGGGACCAGAACTTGTTGTTCCTTTTCAAACTTGAATATCAAATCAAATGGTATAAAGTAATCAATGCACGATCATCAAGTAAAGGCGACGCGTTTCCGAAGGGTATTTACGGGTTTCAGTAACCTTTGTTACCCTGAATGTCCCTTGAATTACAAAGTTGCGAGCCGAAGTATGGCGAACATACGCGAATAAATTACCCTGAATACCCTTGTGGAGCGCTTtccgcaccgccgcccgccgcccgaAACTAAGCGGTGATTACAGAGCTCAATATTGGCTTACAACTTTCATTACAAACTACATACCGACTCGGAGAATGGTCTGGTCATATGCATATACACAGGGCGTTTGATCGACGGATCTCGCTCGCTAACATCAACCTCACATGaccctcctcatcgtcggaAACCGGTCCGAAGCACCGCAGATGCATAGCACGGGTCCCCGATAGTACACAAATATGAGGAATGTATAGTACTGTACAAcggccacggccgccgGCCAAGATCGACTGGCTGTGGATTCCTCTTGGTGACAAACTGACTTTGCTCTGTAATTCTGTAGTATGTTCGGCAACGGAGCTATTTAAATATCTGATCTGCCCCACTCCTAAACACCACGCGACGATCACGCGTGTTTGGTCCCGACCCTACACCTGGCAGCTGGCAGGCACACGCGTCATTACCATGTGAGGGGGCCCAGGCACATGTTCACCTTGACTCTGTCGCACTCTGAACACGTCGGTTCCTCATCGGTTCCTCATTCACAGCGTCCAACTTTCCTCCCTTCAACCTCTACCGACAGCAGCACCTCTCGTCCGCTACACAAGTTATGGCGACGGACGCGGAAgccgagcgcaaggctaaggccgagcgcgcaaAAAAGCTCGTGCGTCTCTAGTCCCTTTGAGGACAGCTGAAAGAGATCAATCAGttgacaccagctcgcTCAACGAcgcaaggacaagggcaagaaggccaaggcgtccgagtcggccaCGCCAGCCACACCAGGCAGCCCGGCCGTGACGGGCATCGAGACGCCTGCTTCAGCCTCGCCACGCCCGAGCTTGAGCCTCGAAGAACGTCCGTCTCTCTCACTCGAGAAGATCGACAAGAACGCGAATGGAgccgagctggagaaggaagaacggccagcgccaaccaagagcgcgtcgagcgacTCCGTCACCAACCTCCAAGAGTCAATAACAAACCTCTTGGCCGAGAGATCCGATCTACAGAAACAAGTTGCCGACCTCACCTCTCAGTTGTCTActgcgcgcgccgaccaGCAGTTGTTAGctgaggcgcgcgaggccacCGCCCGgatggaggaagagaaGCGCGAATTGGCCGAGCGgatcaaggccgccgacgcggacgccgtcaaggccaagggtGTGGCCGCAGATCTCGAGAAGGCGCGGCAAGATCTTGACggcgccaagaaggaggctgCGGATGCGCGCAGTGCCAAAGAGGCGGCGGAAGCAGAactcgaggagcgggaggggcgcgagggcgagcgagtggaggagctcgagaagacgTTGGAACGTGCGAGACAGCGAGAGGGTGCACTTGAGACCGAGGTCGGGCGGCTGAAACAGGTGCGTGTGAGTCTGGCggcgctgacaacagaGCAACTCCGAAACGGCATCGAACCTGTCGTCGACCGAGAAGGAGCTTACCGACCTGCGCGAATCGAGTGACAAAGGCGAGACTTtgctcaaggagctccGTGCGTCGTACGACGCGCTTAagaaggagcaggagaCGCTGTCAAGCACATATTCGAGCTTGGATGCACAGCACAAGGAGCTCGCGTCATCTCACGATAagctcaaggtcgagtACGCGACTGCCGGCAATGGGCTCAAGGGTTCCGAGGATGCGCTCAAGAAGATGACTGgcaacctcgccaaggtcaaggaaGATCTCACCCAGACCGCCAAGCgggccgaggcggccgagaagaagcgcgaTGGTCTGTACAAGGACAATGCCGATCTTGTGTCGcagcttgacgagctgcgcggcaaggtcgcCCAGACAatgaaggagaaggccgagcAGGCGGCGACGATTGACAGCTGGGTCGCGACCAAGCAGGGCTGGGACAAGGAGCGCGCAGACTTGGAGGCCAAGCTTGCCGCTGCGACGGTGAGCTCCCCTACCGGTACAgaagctgacaacagcccaaggccgacaaggTGCCTGGCCTTGAGGAGCACGTCAAGAGTCTCACGGCCGAGGTGtcgcagctcaaggacaaAGAGAAGTCTCTGTCAGAGACCGCGGCTGCGTACGACAAGTTGCAGGCCGAGCACAAGAACGTCattgccgccctcgaggccgcaCATTCCGAGGTGTCAGAGCaggaggccaagctcgcgaCGCTGAGgagcgagctcgacttGGCGCAGGCTGGCACcctggagaaggaggggacCATCAAGACGCTACGCGCTGATGTCGAGAGCGCGCAGAACAAGGTCACCGAGCACGAGTCGTCACTTGCGAGTGTGCgtgtcgagctggagaaggctggcgctgccgccgcgGAGCAGGAGAGTGCCCTCGCCGAGTCCAAgaaggacgccgacgccgccaaggccgcgcACGCGAAGGAGTTGGAGTCTGCCAAGGCGGAGCACAAGAAGGCACAAGAAGAGCTCAACGACGCGCAGGCCGGCCACAAGAAGGCACTGGACGCTGCAAGTACAGAGCACGGCAAGatgctcgaggcggcgcgcagtGACCACGACTCGGTTCTCAAGAAGGTGCGCTCGGAGCACGAGAGCGCGCAGAAGGACGCTGCGGGCAAGCAcgccaaggagctcgagacgACTCGCGGCGAACACGCCAAGACATCCGCATCACTCaaggatg contains the following coding sequences:
- the TIM17 gene encoding uncharacterized protein (Tim17/Tim22/Tim23/Pmp24 family), which translates into the protein MSHGDHTRDPCPWVILNDFGGAFSMGAIGGGIWHGIKGARNSPKGERLAGSLSAIKARAPVLGGNFGIWGGLFASYDCAVKGYRQKEDPWNAIIAGFCVGGTLAFRGGPKAALGGAIGCGILLGVFEGVGVLMSRAFAQPVPAMQLPEQAAQPALAPTRPCPSCGAAIPIPASPCPSCAALIPIPRGLSLHSLLGLSDPILSPEDMGHHPIGDYDIAAELASLPAHGYDLDPRSLRLEMLRRQASLHPDRNRDDEDMAAALSGRINKAYEVLANPQTRAEYILEQFGLDTKETDHLTDHDLLMEILDARETLEDATPEEVEELRVDNQAKADDVARQIKEALSKDPPQLHEAKQLAVELKYWVGLEHAARERL
- a CDS encoding uncharacterized protein (Glycerophosphoryl diester phosphodiesterase family) codes for the protein MSTQTSAPKATLLAPQPEVSLPSSLEVTPTLAPTTDVSPVLSEIISPHLDEADKGFDLDVPVVQLNPLPECWGHRGASASFPENTRQSFIEACKAGADGIETDIHVTADNVLVMFHDPRLERTTNGKGLIHEQPWHGVLDSVHTKKSPHQPIPKFTEVIDILMEYPRVKLNIDCKVENNPTKLFTLIKEALATVPNWETAIAPRIVLGLWHPKFLEPAALILPTVRRFCISMSISEVRKYFFDKCHGFSVWYRPLASAEGAKFREDCAKAGKELCTWTVNSREEMLECARWGVTAIITDKPELWREIKRDLEADRAKVLKRTMQSYVLPFLNYYNYSIGYHAKAREEFDYLVHEGGAFDALDAAVQPLHPAKLI